In Panicum virgatum strain AP13 chromosome 4N, P.virgatum_v5, whole genome shotgun sequence, a single window of DNA contains:
- the LOC120671469 gene encoding uncharacterized protein LOC120671469: MAPSREACAVAMAMAAPFVAIASNAGSAIPTATCNNGEKRRRTSSDALQRTVSDVSYELHHHQQHGAKEKEATEAGEKPQQLLRPVPEVEDVKCECCGMSEECTPEYIRGVRRRFAGRWVCGLCAEAVREEAEKSGGALEEALRAHMGVCKRFNGFGRTHPVLHQAEAMREILRRRAKLGPRSRSSINPREVRDVAAAKAGGAGIARCSSCMPLITDEVNGRVSTNRN, from the coding sequence ATGGCTCCAAGCAGAGAGGCGTGCGCGgtcgccatggccatggcggcgccgttcgtCGCGATAGCGAGCAACGCCGGCAGCGCTATCCCCACGGCCACATGTAACAACGGCGAGAAGCGGCGCCGGACCTCGTCCGATGCCCTCCAGCGCACCGTGTCCGACGTCTCCTAcgagctccaccaccaccagcagcacggCGCCAAGGAGAAGGAGGCGACGGAGGCTGGGGAGAAGCCGCAGCAGCTGCTGCGCCCCGTCCCCGAGGTGGAGGACGTCAAGTGCGAGTGCTGCGGCATGTCGGAGGAGTGCACTCCCGAGTACATCCGCGGCGTGCGCCGCCGGTTCGCCGGGCGCTGGGTCTGCGGCCTGTGCGCGGAGGCCGTGCGCGAGGAGGCCGagaagagcggcggcgcgctggaGGAGGCGCTCAGGGCGCACATGGGCGTGTGCAAGCGCTTCAACGGCTTCGGCCGGACGCACCCGGTGCTGCACCAGGCGGAGGCCATGCGCGAGATCCTCAGGCGGCGGGCCAAGCTCGGACCCAGGTCCAGGTCCAGCATCAACCCCAGGGAGGTCAGGGACGTCGCCGCGGcgaaggccggcggcgccggcatcgCTCGCTGCTCCAGCTGCATGCCCTTGATCACCGACGAGGTCAACGGCCGGGTGTCTACCAACAGGAACTGA